attattAGCATATTcctgttttcctttttttcataattttattattaaaaaagataagacccaaaaaaatggccagattttccactatgttcaaacacccagaaaacaaaactggctaaaatatacaaaaaaaataaaacataggaacacagctcaagccttgctttaattcttaatgaaataacctcctcctttttggaagtcggtaaaaagtacttaaatcggttaagttttggagaaggaatcagcgggcaacgaatcgaagattttctgttcttttatattagaacttttgtcgtgttgtctctatcgcgctctgcggtgggagataGTGGTGGTTAATATAACGTATCGCTGAAAATAGCGCGCTAGTTCTTCGCAACGAATAGCGCGCGCTATAAATCTCTGCATaagacgctacgttataacgtacCGCGCGGTCACTGACCTAGCGCGGCGCCGCCCGCGCTGCCGATCGCGCGCGATTTTCGTTCGATCGTTGTCGTGTCGtttcattgtgatttgtgatttcggtgaattcaaaataataagtaagtatctaacaaacacgttatattataagtaactCACCGCGTTATAATAAATTGTAGACGTTACGCATCATCATATTGTTATACTTAACATAACGAAAGAATTTCAATAACGTCGGTAAACTTTACAACGCGTccaatcgagatttcattcgttataacgtagcgtcaaaactagcgcgcttaaAAGAAAAGAGATTTCGAGCGCGCGAGTTTTGACGCCACATTATAACGAAGATCgctataacgtagcgtcaaaacaaGCGCGCTTGAAAGAATGGAGATTTCGAGCGCGcgagttttgacgctacgttataacgaacgatcgttataacgtagcgacaaaactagcgcgcttgaatgAATGAAGATTTCGAGCGCGCGAGTTTAGACGCTACGTTATAATGAAtgaactagcgcgcttgaaagaatcgagatttcattcgtagcgtcaaaactagcgcgttTGAAAAATGTAGCATATTCCATATAGCGTGTTATGAAAATATAGCCGTTAGGAACACCActggtgggagacttgagattggtgagacagcaatacattttcaaatacctattttcaatttctctcgcccttggtatatcctcttaaaatattagactttgagggtgtctagcagtgggaaacaactgtcaaaaatgtccggcactggaagacgagattcatccacttaccgcgaagaatataagttatgaaattgagctttagatactccttctcgaaggtcgggtAGACTTTCAGTTTTACGAAACGAAGCAAGGTCTGGCCTTCGCGGGATCTTACTCTAACATAATAAACATATAGAACTGAATTAAGGACATTAATCAAGCGTCAcgtgaaaaataaataattatcttataAAGCTTTGAAAAAATCTTCATAGATCCGCCATATTGCGAGGACGACACGGTTCTAGAATACGGTGTGGGTGAGAACGAGTGCGTCAACCTCACGTGTAGAGTGACCGGCAACCCGGCACCCAGCCTCTACCACTGGATGATCGTCACGCAGGTGGACGGCGCCAAGCTGAAGAACAACCAGTCGGTTACTCTGGAGACTATGGACTCTACCTTAATGTATCAAAGGACTAATGGGAGTTCAGgtaatatatactaataataaatgagaaagtgtctCTGTGACATGGTATGTTGTTGATGAAGCCTAGGCTAGTAactactaaggttgggttgcaccaactaactttaactataactgtaactttaattactataaccttaactacaatgcaaaatgtcaaatctttggttaaagttaaaaatggacgccatcaagacgccatatttaaccataatcaTAGAGCTCGACGCtcgcgaaaaaaggaactaagctgtcatcatacaaaaacgccatttttgatagttctccttaaccagcagcgcccccgcccacgttcatttataaccttgttggaccagctgtcatctgtcaatttctcgggtcaaagttaaggttaaagttaaagttagccttaactataaccataactttaactttaaccacgcctctggtgcaacccaaccttaaccGTCGTTGCAGTCACTTTTTTATATGCAAATACTTGCTTTCAGTGCTAACAGCATATTATAAAACTGATAGCAtggaaacataaaaaaattaaacagggAATTTTGCCATTATTGTACCATCggtgaaattgattcataggcagatgatggGCCTACGTGAATTGGACGGGCtatttcaattcaatgttagttgcGATCTGTAGActcggtttgacataagtcataacgcgaccaaattaagcTGGTCCGCCATCtggctatgaatcaacttctctgatagtacataaataaaaattgatcGTATCAGACAGGGTCAAAACATTGTATTTGTAGGTATAAAACATCTGCAAAAAAgcgtttattttgattttttttttctttaatattttataaaggcCATACACTGCCATTCATCATAAAGATTAAGTCGGCGAAAACAGCCtttcttgaaatatttttattagtataccTGTACCTAACtaagttaattataatatagacaTTACAAACTATATATTTCAGCTCTCATATACTGCTGGGGTCTGAATGGCGTTGTCAGCGAGCAGCCGCGGAGGAGGTGCGGGTTCCTGGTGACGGACGAgaccgcgccgcgcccgcccaCAGACTGCGTGGCCATCAAGAACGTGGACAAGGAGATCACGGTCACCTGCGAGGAGGGCCACGATGGGGGAATGCCTCAGGTGCAACCATGGGATGTGTGAAAGTTTGAAAGGATGATTATATGTTTGGTACTGTTATTTTCACTTAAGATCACTGTAGGTACGGTTTTTTGAATAACGAGCCTAACGAGGTTAGCTTACAGTGgccataatatacagggtgtgtacgtgttccttatagagagctcactgtgaaagtagcagcgctgaaagaccaacattttttttcacttatatGGGGAAagtcgtgacgctcgggtccttgcccatacaaaagtgaaaaaaaaatttcgtctttcagagctgctactttcacagttaactctctaccatgaacacgtacacatcctaaagtattatcactactTAAAATATTCGCACAGCTATCTATAATTATTGCGACAGCCGGTATTCGTGCCACGGTATCGACACACAAATTAAATTGTATGATTTACGAACggaaataaaatgtattcgTAGTCACGTTTTTTGTGAACCTTAATCTAACTAGTAACTGATTATGTTGTGTGCCGACTAACGACCTCGATAGAGGGATTAGGATGTGAATGGAAACATTTTGTGTACGTAACGTACGTAAAATATTAATGTCtgtaatatttaagaatttaatCATAAATTGATGTACTTAGGTCCTAAGATATGACGCAGTAAGTCCTTAATATTATGCAGAAAAAATGTGCGTCCTTAAATCCTTTAATCTGCGTCCAGCAAAACATTTTCTTTGGACCAAATCATGGTTCAGATTTCTACAACACATCATATAATTTTAGGGAACCGCGAAGACCAAAGAAAGTTTCAGATGACGAACATGACCTTGTATCTTATTGTTCTTAGGAAATCaccatatttttttgtttcagaaatTCAAATTTACCGTGAACTCCTTGGACTCAGAAGAACCTGTGATGTCGATAGTGAGCGTGGAAGCCAGATTCATGATCCCCGAACCGAAATTGGACAAGTACAAGTTTGTGATCAGCGCCTTCAACGACAAGGGCAGCAGCCCTAGCGTGGAGATTGATCTGGACAACATCGTTGATGAAGCTCTAGgtcagtggtccccaaccttttttcatacgggctacaaacatgtttttgatcttggtgtcgcgggccgcaacataattttttttggtttaaaaataacagtttcaaagtaaaaaaaaaaatgcgacTTTCACAGCGACCTTACATACATTCATTTGCTGGTAGGCGTGAATATCAAAATGTTTAACGTCACGCGGGCCACAGGTAAAGTACCGGCGCGGCGGACCGCATGTGGCGCCGcaggttggggatagctgctcTAGATATTACTTAGTAGTTCTAGTATTTTGCATCTTATAGATTGTATAAGTTTTTTAGTACACAAAGTACATATACATTAAAGACGTATTACGAATAGTCGCAAAAATGTAACTGACCTGAGACTAGAACTCTGAGTTGACCCACCTCTAGTCAAAACGAGTTTTACTTTATAAATGACCATCGTTGACTAACAATAATTGACATGATATTTTAGCCTAGCGTGTCTATCTAATACTAGATTCCAATTCGATAAATCATCATTTCTCTATCATATTCAATTATAATCATACCTACCTAAGTTCTATGTGTAActgcataattattttaaatttagcgGCAATATGGGAAATTGATTTAGTCGCGTTTAACTGTTGTCTAGAATTTCAATGAATTGAAACTGAGTGCCTAAGAAAGGtacatacatttatttatatgatctatagtctgtcaaaaaagtgaagaaattaaaaagtggcaacatcgtagtgtcatccctttcaaattaatctaagaaaaaagggatgcactacgatgttgccactttttgatttcttaacttttttgacagactataacatatctgaattaaatatattttttatattttaatattacaattaccGCAGGTCAGCTGGACAGCACGATCAGCGCGGTAACAAACATCACGACGCTGGCGCTGGCGCTGTGCGGGGGCGTGGCGTTGCTGGCGCTGGCGGCGTGCGGGCTCGTGTTGTGCGCGCACGACCGAGCGTCCGACGCGCCCCGCCCCGACCCGCCTCTCTGTGCGTACACCACCGACGGTACGCAAACATGTTATTCTTTCGGTAtcttttcaaaattcctttctAATAATGTTACACAATGGTAACGCTATGTAATGTTTTGTCTTCGTCTATCACGCGCATTTTCGAATGtaacagacaaggacaaaataaAGTATGATAGCTTATACATTGATGTATGATATATACGTACAGGCAACATTGCTTCATTGCGTTGCGAATTGCGATACGTCGGACagcccctgtagacaagtggcaaaacgctaacgctaacgctagcgctagcgctacaaaatgtatggatttgacattagtattcgctagcgaagcaatgacttatgtcaaatcgcatacattttatagcgctagcgttagcgtcagcgttagcgctttgccacttgtctacaggcccaggagATAAAGTAGGAGAGGAACGACACGCCGCGCTATCCACTTCTTGTATTGTGTTGTTTGCGTCGTAATGCCGCAGATTTGGTCTACTTATTCTataatctatactctatacttattataaaacaaagtcgcttttttccctcatgtccctttgttacctttaatctttaaaactacgcaactgattttgatgattctttcagtgttagatagcccatttatttaggaaggctataggctatattttatcacgctaagagtaATAGGAGAATgcggaaaaaaacgggggaaattatttgaaagggcttatctcgcgaactactggagcaatttttatgttatttggcacagataagaagtagaccacgtgaaggatcataggctatcgattttaatcatttttttcagttcaggctatatattttatacccgtgcgacgccggggcgggtcgctagtaaattataatgcaCCGCTGGTCAACGACGATAAATTCCGGCGACGCACCGCACCGTAACGGTTCTCCGTGCTTTTGAGCGAGCGACACTTCTGTGTCGCTCGCTCAAAAGCTACAGTTATTTTACTGCTTGTGTCTCGATTTAAATTTCTTTGGTACTTTCAGAGTCCAACTGTGACACGTGCAACGACAGCGACGACGCCAGCGAGTGCAACGTGCGGCGCACCGACTCCTTCCGCCGGGCCATGGCCAAGTACCCGTCTAGAAACTTCGACGTCCGACGAACCGGGTCGTTCCACTCGACGCGCTACCTGCATGAGGACGAGCCCAAATGTCGGGAGATCCGACACAATACCGCGTGTAGGGTCCACTCGCTCCAGAACATTAGCCGGAAGCGCGACATGGATACACTGTGCGACCACCTCGTGATGCATCTACCCCCTGACACCGGCTACTCTGTGCCGCGACCGGTGAGATAATATATCTTGAATGAATTATgaactaaataattataaacttttaattgtgttgaatatttataatacgtAATGTAGTAtacattatgtattatattattattgtgtgcaATGACAAAAATCGTCACGTTGATACATGAATAGTTTTAACTTGTTTATGTAAACTCTTCGAAACAGATTTTAATTGCCAAGTCTCTGAATTATCACAAATTGTTCTTTTAATCCCGAAATAATACAACACGAACGGTACCAATGTATTTGTTTATAAGAAAAACGTGATGAGTTTGCAGCATAAAATGGGTTTCCGTAATTTAGGTAATGCTATCACATTCCAGATGAACACGTTCTACACGATGCCGCGGAAAATGCGTCACAAGTCGAAGGCCGAAGGAATATCCGACGAGGTGTCAGAGATAACGTCCGACGGGTTCTCCCTGCCGCCGCCGCCCGACGAGTTCAACACCTACAGAGCGGCCTCCAAAATACGAGACGTGCCCGCCAAGGCCACACCCACCTACACGACCATCAGAAAAAATATAACGCCCAAAGACCCCGCAAAATATACCGCCCTGGCCTCCATGACCACGGTTGGCCTCCCGACGGTCCCGACCATAAGTGGAGCCCAGAATAGCCTCTACTCGTACCCCGACGACGACAAGGTAACCACCAACCCTTTCGACGAACACCAGTGACATTTTGACCCGCAAATTTTAACCCATTGTAAACATGTCAACGAAACTCCGACCTATGTAAATCACTCGAAAGCTAATTAATTTTCATAATGGTTAATGTATGCGTAATTTCGCggttttttcacaaatatttttgtCACCTATTCATGAGTTTCGAGTAAAGGTCATACTTTCGATTTTCGCGACCGCCGCGAGTGTTTATTTAAATTCgtaatttacttaataaattttCTTTATTGACTTTCTCTTTAGGTTGAATTTTTATGAGTAGCCCGTAGGTCGAAGAAAGTGGCGATTTTTCATTATACGTAAGTTTCTAAGAGTaccaataaatataaataaatcgaTCTTTGGACTTACTCGCAAGTTTATAATAGGTAAATTATACGAGATTTGAGTCACGTTAAGTATCTTGAGTTTTTATCACAGAcgtagatcaagatagataccgcatttGTATGtactagtgaccgaccgaactttcggtttcggccagtttcggccaaaaaatctagtttcggccttagtttcggtttcggccaaaatatagccgaaactttcggccctgccgaaactcatgcgtcgttcGCTAAACTTTACAGTTAACTAGAcgtgcttgcttgccagcgaggacccggctcagttcgccaccatctattcATTTAGTTTTTAGATTATATTGTGttccagattagtcccaaatcaGAAATTaacacttcgttttattttcattaaattgtctaatgtctaaacttatttttatcgaaattatattatttaattttatttctaagacAAACGCAGGCTTATCTATATAtgtaaaatggattttcaattgtggtagtaacgctaaaactcgaaaacggctgaacgaatTGAATGGATTGGGATctatttagtcttaaaatattcgtagaagtccaaggaagattttaaagtgacacgatgttcaccggggcagctagtttaatataaatatctattagcaaattacgtgctacat
This DNA window, taken from Aricia agestis chromosome 11, ilAriAges1.1, whole genome shotgun sequence, encodes the following:
- the LOC121731619 gene encoding uncharacterized protein LOC121731619 isoform X1, whose amino-acid sequence is MIISSLVVLTVLFKCCVADDTVMVDAVLGETAELPCNVTTDVEDDKLTVLAWYRNSSATAFYSSHDLRGGHNVMSPSGRYNLVSSEDEGLETLQISNVAASDGGLYTCVAHFATSRSHKTFVQLMVIEPPQRLWVIYENGSRVVTASAGSNNSRNIGPYYIADTVNLFCVAFGGKPQSSLTWWTNQQLLKNATTPLSEQRIRSDLSYGPLTREDHGKVLTCFARNNERTPPLSIDVTIDMYLPPQLVSVRVTGPKGDSVSSGRVRMGEVLTLQCRVLGARPLPAVTWHMDDSQLTDLEQSNTMEPSQQLVVSEVRLAVTYEYDESQLTCCAPAQDRDVDKVHCAVSQPLTVLYPPVLKIVAAVAEQEIENATIAVVKGSTVVLNCSVQANPPVYQLIWFHKDDMVIQSADGVENSIQHSLKLTNVTEQETGDYVCAATNDEGSSYSEPVDLQVTYPPYCEDDTVLEYGVGENECVNLTCRVTGNPAPSLYHWMIVTQVDGAKLKNNQSVTLETMDSTLMYQRTNGSSALIYCWGLNGVVSEQPRRRCGFLVTDETAPRPPTDCVAIKNVDKEITVTCEEGHDGGMPQKFKFTVNSLDSEEPVMSIVSVEARFMIPEPKLDKYKFVISAFNDKGSSPSVEIDLDNIVDEALGQLDSTISAVTNITTLALALCGGVALLALAACGLVLCAHDRASDAPRPDPPLCAYTTDESNCDTCNDSDDASECNVRRTDSFRRAMAKYPSRNFDVRRTGSFHSTRYLHEDEPKCREIRHNTACRVHSLQNISRKRDMDTLCDHLVMHLPPDTGYSVPRPMNTFYTMPRKMRHKSKAEGISDEVSEITSDGFSLPPPPDEFNTYRAASKIRDVPAKATPTYTTIRKNITPKDPAKYTALASMTTVGLPTVPTISGAQNSLYSYPDDDKVTTNPFDEHQ
- the LOC121731619 gene encoding nephrin-like isoform X2, with protein sequence MIISSLVVLTVLFKCCVADDTVMVDAVLGETAELPCNVTTDVEDDKLTVLAWYRNSSATAFYSHDLRGGHNVMSPSGRYNLVSSEDEGLETLQISNVAASDGGLYTCVAHFATSRSHKTFVQLMVIEPPQRLWVIYENGSRVVTASAGSNNSRNIGPYYIADTVNLFCVAFGGKPQSSLTWWTNQQLLKNATTPLSEQRIRSDLSYGPLTREDHGKVLTCFARNNERTPPLSIDVTIDMYLPPQLVSVRVTGPKGDSVSSGRVRMGEVLTLQCRVLGARPLPAVTWHMDDSQLTDLEQSNTMEPSQQLVVSEVRLAVTYEYDESQLTCCAPAQDRDVDKVHCAVSQPLTVLYPPVLKIVAAVAEQEIENATIAVVKGSTVVLNCSVQANPPVYQLIWFHKDDMVIQSADGVENSIQHSLKLTNVTEQETGDYVCAATNDEGSSYSEPVDLQVTYPPYCEDDTVLEYGVGENECVNLTCRVTGNPAPSLYHWMIVTQVDGAKLKNNQSVTLETMDSTLMYQRTNGSSALIYCWGLNGVVSEQPRRRCGFLVTDETAPRPPTDCVAIKNVDKEITVTCEEGHDGGMPQKFKFTVNSLDSEEPVMSIVSVEARFMIPEPKLDKYKFVISAFNDKGSSPSVEIDLDNIVDEALGQLDSTISAVTNITTLALALCGGVALLALAACGLVLCAHDRASDAPRPDPPLCAYTTDESNCDTCNDSDDASECNVRRTDSFRRAMAKYPSRNFDVRRTGSFHSTRYLHEDEPKCREIRHNTACRVHSLQNISRKRDMDTLCDHLVMHLPPDTGYSVPRPMNTFYTMPRKMRHKSKAEGISDEVSEITSDGFSLPPPPDEFNTYRAASKIRDVPAKATPTYTTIRKNITPKDPAKYTALASMTTVGLPTVPTISGAQNSLYSYPDDDKVTTNPFDEHQ